A genomic stretch from Candidatus Nitrososphaera gargensis Ga9.2 includes:
- the bioD gene encoding dethiobiotin synthase: MRGIFVTGTGTGVGKTAVSAGLVWALRRHKVNVGVMKPFATANRTFSKKYRSQDTAILAEAAGVDDPDSELNPFFYSVAASPLLAWQLRREPPTSIENALQVLQNLAKKHDFMVVEGIGGIMVPLTENESVADFAKRAGLPAIIVTTPVIGTLNHTLLTVMACKEFGINIRGIIVNKMPKKPSIAEQKAPEMIERLTGIRVLGTLPFSKSANHTIIGKILEKIIDLDSLLLSV, from the coding sequence ATGCGCGGCATATTCGTAACAGGCACAGGGACAGGAGTTGGCAAGACTGCAGTATCTGCAGGGCTTGTGTGGGCCCTGAGAAGGCATAAAGTCAATGTAGGCGTCATGAAGCCATTCGCCACGGCAAACAGGACATTTTCAAAAAAATACAGGTCTCAAGACACAGCAATTCTTGCCGAGGCCGCCGGTGTGGACGATCCTGACAGTGAGCTGAATCCTTTCTTTTACTCGGTAGCGGCCTCTCCTCTTCTTGCCTGGCAGCTAAGACGCGAGCCTCCTACCAGTATAGAAAACGCATTGCAGGTTTTGCAGAATCTTGCAAAGAAGCACGATTTCATGGTAGTCGAAGGCATCGGCGGGATAATGGTGCCGCTGACAGAAAACGAGTCTGTCGCAGATTTTGCAAAGAGGGCGGGGCTGCCGGCCATAATCGTCACAACGCCGGTGATAGGAACGCTCAACCATACTCTGCTTACGGTGATGGCCTGCAAGGAATTTGGCATCAACATCAGGGGTATCATTGTTAACAAAATGCCAAAAAAGCCAAGCATTGCAGAGCAAAAAGCGCCAGAAATGATAGAAAGGCTAACAGGCATCAGGGTTCTTGGGACCTTGCCCTTCTCAAAAAGTGCGAATCACACCATTATCGGAAAAATCCTTGAAAAAATAATAGATCTCGATAGCCTGCTACTGTCCGTGTAG
- the bioA gene encoding adenosylmethionine--8-amino-7-oxononanoate transaminase, with product MNLRDADKKFVWHPYTQMSDWKKWNNRVIVKGEGFYLVDSEGTRYLDGIASMWCNVWGHGQNKVVEAMTEQLKNLQHSTLFGLANGPSAQLAEELVVRAKGMDRVFYTDNGSTAIEAAMKMALQYWRNKGRNAKKGFISLEHGYHGDTIGTMSVGYIEKFFGAYKPLLTRVHRAPSPLLYGSRFENEKDLVDWCLEKTEKLLKKRGDRTAALVMESGAQIAGGAIIYPDGYQRKVARLCRDYDVLLVLDEIATGFGRLGSMIEYLAQRSKPDIVCFGKALTAGYFPLAVTLTTDRIFDAFLGKYSENKHFYHGHTFTGHPVGCAAALANIELYEKQNLMQQINENGKYIASRLREFVRSPIVADIRHKGLLAGIELARNNKPIVTLKNKERINYFIMQESLKMGVHLRPLGNIMMVIPPLAIGRKDLEKLLDVQLEVLRKVEKLS from the coding sequence ATGAACCTGAGAGATGCAGACAAAAAGTTCGTCTGGCACCCGTATACTCAGATGAGCGACTGGAAAAAGTGGAACAACAGGGTAATAGTAAAGGGCGAGGGGTTTTACCTCGTCGATAGCGAGGGCACGAGGTATCTTGACGGCATTGCCAGCATGTGGTGCAATGTCTGGGGCCACGGCCAGAATAAAGTAGTCGAGGCAATGACAGAACAGCTAAAAAACCTGCAGCATTCAACGTTGTTCGGGCTTGCCAACGGCCCGTCGGCACAACTTGCCGAGGAGCTTGTGGTACGTGCAAAGGGCATGGACAGGGTATTCTATACAGACAATGGATCCACCGCAATTGAAGCCGCCATGAAGATGGCACTCCAGTACTGGCGCAACAAGGGCAGGAACGCAAAGAAGGGATTCATCTCGCTAGAGCATGGATATCATGGCGACACGATTGGCACCATGTCTGTGGGCTACATCGAGAAATTTTTTGGCGCTTACAAGCCATTGCTGACCAGAGTGCACAGAGCCCCAAGTCCTCTCCTCTACGGAAGCCGGTTTGAGAATGAAAAAGATCTGGTAGATTGGTGCCTTGAGAAAACGGAAAAGCTTCTCAAAAAGCGTGGTGACAGGACAGCCGCGCTAGTTATGGAAAGCGGTGCCCAGATCGCTGGAGGTGCGATCATTTACCCTGACGGCTACCAGAGAAAGGTTGCCAGACTGTGCAGAGACTATGACGTATTGCTGGTGCTGGACGAAATTGCAACAGGGTTTGGCCGGCTCGGTAGCATGATCGAATACCTTGCCCAGAGATCAAAGCCAGACATAGTCTGCTTTGGAAAAGCTCTGACTGCAGGGTATTTCCCACTTGCAGTTACGCTTACCACTGATCGCATCTTTGACGCGTTCCTTGGCAAGTATTCTGAAAACAAGCATTTCTATCATGGACACACTTTTACGGGCCATCCTGTCGGCTGCGCAGCCGCATTGGCAAATATCGAACTTTACGAAAAACAGAATCTAATGCAACAAATCAATGAAAATGGCAAATACATAGCGTCAAGGCTGCGCGAATTTGTAAGATCGCCGATAGTGGCAGACATCCGGCACAAGGGACTGCTGGCAGGTATCGAACTGGCAAGGAACAACAAGCCAATTGTCACGCTGAAAAATAAAGAGAGGATAAACTACTTTATCATGCAAGAGTCGTTGAAGATGGGCGTGCATCTGCGGCCGCTGGGCAACATCATGATGGTGATCCCTCCGCTTGCGATCGGGAGAAAAGATCTTGAGAAGCTGCTTGATGTGCAGCTAGAGGTATTGAGAAAAGTGGAGAAGCTATCTTAG
- a CDS encoding recombinase family protein: MKYAFAYLRVSTEEQTVQNQKLALEKWAQENNYQILDFFEDSAVSGKVPATQRRGFQEMLELIKTAGVDAILVYELSRVGRTFWDTLDAIKAIEQYAPLISCSPRESFLQTTEPSVRKLMIGILTWVAEREREMLVQRTKDGMERARAAGKGIGRPQKVIDKNQLITLLAENHSKAKIAKNLGVSKATLYKELRQLR, from the coding sequence ATGAAATACGCCTTTGCATACCTCCGGGTAAGCACCGAAGAGCAGACTGTGCAGAACCAAAAGTTGGCTCTTGAAAAATGGGCGCAGGAAAACAATTACCAGATACTTGACTTTTTTGAAGATTCCGCTGTCAGTGGCAAGGTCCCTGCTACGCAGCGGCGCGGATTTCAGGAAATGCTCGAGCTTATCAAAACGGCAGGAGTCGATGCAATCTTGGTGTACGAGCTGTCACGCGTAGGCAGAACCTTCTGGGATACCCTCGATGCCATAAAAGCGATAGAGCAGTACGCTCCTTTAATCTCGTGTTCTCCGAGGGAATCTTTTCTGCAAACGACGGAACCGAGCGTCAGAAAACTCATGATCGGCATCCTTACCTGGGTTGCCGAGAGAGAGCGCGAGATGTTGGTGCAGAGGACAAAAGACGGCATGGAGAGGGCTAGAGCTGCGGGCAAAGGAATTGGCAGACCTCAAAAAGTGATAGACAAGAACCAGTTAATCACACTGCTGGCAGAGAACCACTCAAAGGCAAAAATAGCCAAGAACTTGGGCGTCTCAAAGGCTACGCTGTACAAAGAGCTGAGGCAGCTAAGATAG
- the bioB gene encoding biotin synthase BioB, with the protein MMADSAFIRSCTNKVLAGGSITFEEAERLLATDDVMTLAGCANTITRTFNGDTVDVEALINAKSGRCPEDCSFCAQSSFYDTGITKYPLLPKEVLVENARKAKEAGATSFCLVCAYREPPEKDFQQICETIAEIRSKVDIEVNVSLGFMTPARARRLRELGVKRYNHNLEAAESYFSKICKTHDFADRVNTAKIVKEAGLELCSGGIIGMGESKKERLDLAFSLASLRPDEVPINILIGREGTPMAGFEPIDPLEAIKTIAVWRFIMPKTILKIAGGREVHLKDKDRLALKAGANGIITGGYLTTGGNAPNKDIAMIKEIGLKA; encoded by the coding sequence ATGATGGCCGATTCAGCATTTATCCGCAGTTGCACGAATAAAGTCCTTGCCGGCGGTTCCATTACATTTGAAGAAGCCGAGCGGCTACTTGCAACTGATGATGTCATGACGCTTGCCGGCTGCGCCAACACCATAACCCGGACGTTTAATGGAGATACGGTGGATGTCGAAGCCCTGATAAACGCAAAATCCGGCAGGTGCCCGGAGGACTGCTCGTTCTGCGCGCAGTCGTCGTTCTATGACACTGGCATTACAAAATATCCGCTATTGCCAAAGGAAGTGCTGGTTGAAAATGCAAGGAAGGCCAAGGAGGCAGGGGCCACAAGTTTCTGCCTTGTATGCGCTTACAGGGAGCCGCCAGAAAAGGACTTTCAGCAGATCTGCGAAACCATCGCAGAGATCCGGTCCAAGGTAGACATCGAGGTTAACGTTTCTCTTGGATTTATGACGCCTGCAAGGGCGCGCAGGCTAAGAGAGCTTGGAGTAAAGCGCTATAACCATAACCTGGAAGCTGCCGAGAGCTACTTTTCCAAGATATGCAAGACACACGACTTTGCTGACAGGGTCAATACCGCAAAAATTGTCAAGGAGGCCGGCCTTGAGTTGTGCTCCGGCGGCATTATAGGAATGGGTGAGAGCAAAAAGGAGAGGTTGGATCTTGCATTCTCGCTTGCATCCCTGCGCCCAGACGAAGTTCCGATAAACATTCTCATTGGCAGAGAAGGAACCCCGATGGCAGGATTTGAGCCGATCGACCCGCTTGAGGCAATCAAGACCATTGCAGTATGGCGCTTTATCATGCCAAAAACGATCCTCAAGATCGCTGGTGGACGTGAGGTGCACCTCAAAGACAAGGACAGGCTTGCACTCAAGGCAGGCGCAAACGGCATAATCACCGGTGGATACCTCACGACAGGAGGAAACGCGCCAAACAAGGACATTGCGATGATAAAAGAGATTGGCCTCAAAGCATAA
- a CDS encoding aminotransferase class I/II-fold pyridoxal phosphate-dependent enzyme, with protein sequence MASKHKKTAAFVKERLDFLERNDLYRRLRTVEVEGPAAVVDGKEVIHLCSNDYLGLSQNKQVIKKTIKALQEVSQCSSRLIAGNHPTIMELEGLLADHRKTESALVYPTGYSANLGAITAIAGKSSTIFSDELNHASIIDACRLSGATVKVFRHNDAGHLDELVRQTKGGSKIVITEGVFSMDGDMARLPEICSIAKENDAITIVDDAHGDFVFGPKFSGIPAKFRTDVDIHISSMSKGLGCFGGYVATTEHLRELLINTSRQFIYTSALPSHLCSAAIAAIPLAKVGDLQKKLYKNIAYFIDAMKKLGFVIGNSSSQIIPIMIGPERLAVEFSKELLRQGVFAQAVRYPTVRKGSARLRVSLTAMHTQKHLDAAIDVFGKAGRKTGII encoded by the coding sequence TTGGCCTCAAAGCATAAGAAGACAGCAGCCTTCGTCAAAGAACGACTTGATTTTCTTGAAAGGAATGACCTCTACCGCCGCCTGAGAACAGTTGAAGTCGAAGGCCCTGCTGCAGTAGTCGATGGCAAAGAGGTCATACACCTCTGCTCAAACGACTACCTCGGGCTATCGCAGAATAAACAGGTCATCAAGAAGACTATCAAAGCGCTGCAGGAGGTTTCACAGTGCAGCTCCCGGCTGATCGCCGGCAATCATCCGACAATCATGGAGCTGGAGGGCCTGCTTGCGGACCACCGTAAGACAGAATCTGCGCTGGTATATCCAACAGGTTACAGCGCCAACTTGGGCGCAATCACGGCCATTGCAGGCAAGAGTTCGACGATATTCAGCGACGAGCTGAACCATGCAAGCATAATAGACGCATGCAGGCTGAGCGGCGCAACCGTCAAGGTCTTTCGGCACAATGATGCCGGCCATCTGGACGAACTAGTGCGCCAAACAAAAGGTGGCAGCAAGATCGTGATAACCGAAGGAGTTTTTAGCATGGATGGTGACATGGCAAGGCTGCCAGAGATATGCTCAATAGCAAAAGAAAATGACGCGATAACAATAGTCGATGATGCTCATGGCGACTTTGTCTTTGGCCCAAAATTTTCAGGCATTCCGGCCAAATTCAGAACAGATGTAGACATTCACATCAGCAGTATGAGCAAGGGCCTTGGCTGCTTTGGAGGCTATGTAGCCACCACTGAGCACTTGAGAGAGCTCTTGATCAACACATCGAGGCAGTTCATCTATACCTCGGCGCTGCCCAGCCACCTGTGCTCTGCCGCCATTGCGGCAATCCCACTGGCCAAAGTGGGTGATTTGCAGAAAAAACTCTACAAGAACATCGCTTACTTCATAGATGCGATGAAAAAGCTTGGATTTGTTATTGGCAACTCGTCTAGTCAGATAATCCCTATCATGATTGGTCCGGAGAGATTGGCAGTAGAATTTTCAAAAGAATTGCTAAGGCAAGGCGTTTTCGCCCAGGCGGTACGATACCCGACAGTCAGAAAAGGCTCTGCACGGCTCAGGGTTTCGCTCACTGCAATGCATACGCAAAAGCACTTGGACGCCGCTATCGATGTATTTGGAAAAGCAGGTAGAAAAACAGGCATCATCTAG
- a CDS encoding Snf7 family protein, with translation MPFDSKWVKPQGESVGHRLLEGIKPQAPLKPRIEEAQKKLQMQIAKLDSISARMQEKDHVIFKRVVLAMQSHDASHARVLSGELAQIRKMNKMVTSAKLALEQIQLRLNTITELGDVVVTLSPAMSVIKGLQGGLAGMMPEADQSFGQISELLGNIITDSGQIPNNEIGTVTGFNEDTARIMEEASAVVEMNMKNKFPDLPSSTTSSMTKNLEATGY, from the coding sequence ATGCCGTTTGATAGCAAGTGGGTAAAGCCACAAGGGGAAAGTGTTGGTCACAGGCTGCTCGAGGGCATCAAGCCACAAGCGCCGTTGAAGCCAAGAATAGAAGAAGCACAGAAAAAGCTGCAAATGCAAATCGCAAAACTGGATTCAATATCGGCAAGGATGCAAGAAAAAGATCATGTGATCTTCAAGCGCGTAGTGCTTGCGATGCAAAGCCACGACGCTTCGCACGCAAGGGTGCTATCAGGAGAGCTGGCACAGATCCGGAAAATGAACAAAATGGTGACTTCTGCAAAACTGGCGCTGGAACAGATACAGCTAAGGCTGAACACGATAACAGAGCTTGGAGACGTGGTAGTAACGCTGAGCCCGGCAATGTCTGTAATAAAGGGATTGCAGGGTGGATTGGCAGGAATGATGCCGGAAGCAGATCAGTCATTTGGACAGATATCAGAACTGCTTGGAAACATCATAACTGACTCTGGGCAGATACCGAACAACGAAATCGGAACGGTCACCGGGTTCAACGAAGATACCGCACGGATAATGGAAGAAGCAAGCGCCGTAGTAGAAATGAACATGAAGAACAAGTTCCCGGACTTGCCATCATCAACAACGTCAAGCATGACCAAGAACTTGGAAGCAACAGGCTACTAG
- a CDS encoding threonine synthase — protein MDAYAIKKCINPACGLTYEINNDIYRCSCGSLLDIKYNKKPSRDLVETFYQRRNHGGNIYNESGVWRFRDLINFAGIDTENFEECARVLVSLDGSEGRLSKPYNMSKAADYAEMNHDSFLLQPEGYNPSGSFKDNGMSTAVTHAKMLGVKRIICASTGNTSASAAMYAANENMECDVYIPKGEIAPGKLGQAFQFGAQVIQVQGNFDDALAASLKNAKETGGYTVNSVNPFRLEGQKTIVYRVLEHLNWNPPDWIVYPGGALGNTSSCGKCLIELYEWGWIKKIPRMAIVNAEGANTFYELYNGLFEGKRLTWNDGRPDLAMVDRYYEHLDKKGIRPKTHATAIQIGKPANIVKALRALDFTNGIVVQVSDKEMSDGMSIVGLNGFDCEMASGAVPAGVRKLRREGLIKRDDVVVGILTGRQKDPGLAVEYHTNPNNMFAKPPTSH, from the coding sequence ATGGACGCCTACGCAATCAAAAAGTGTATCAATCCAGCGTGCGGTCTTACTTATGAAATTAACAACGACATCTACCGGTGCTCCTGCGGCTCGCTCCTTGATATAAAATACAACAAAAAGCCAAGCCGCGATCTTGTCGAAACGTTCTACCAGCGACGCAACCACGGGGGCAACATTTACAACGAAAGCGGTGTATGGCGCTTCCGCGACCTTATCAATTTTGCCGGCATTGACACTGAAAACTTTGAAGAATGCGCACGTGTTTTGGTCTCCCTTGACGGCTCTGAAGGCCGCCTCTCAAAGCCCTACAACATGAGCAAAGCGGCTGACTATGCAGAAATGAACCATGATTCGTTCCTGCTCCAGCCCGAAGGCTACAACCCATCCGGCTCGTTCAAGGACAATGGCATGTCGACCGCGGTGACCCATGCAAAGATGCTTGGAGTAAAAAGGATAATCTGCGCTTCCACCGGCAATACTTCGGCCTCTGCTGCAATGTATGCTGCCAACGAAAACATGGAGTGCGATGTCTATATTCCAAAGGGCGAAATTGCGCCCGGCAAGCTTGGACAGGCGTTCCAGTTTGGCGCGCAAGTGATACAGGTTCAGGGCAACTTTGACGACGCTCTTGCGGCGTCGCTCAAAAATGCCAAAGAAACCGGCGGATATACTGTTAATTCCGTAAACCCATTCCGCCTTGAAGGACAAAAGACTATTGTCTATCGGGTCCTAGAACACCTCAACTGGAACCCGCCTGATTGGATCGTATATCCCGGAGGGGCGCTTGGCAACACTTCAAGCTGCGGCAAGTGCCTGATTGAACTGTACGAATGGGGTTGGATCAAAAAAATCCCGCGCATGGCAATAGTGAACGCAGAAGGCGCAAACACATTCTACGAACTCTATAATGGCTTGTTCGAAGGCAAGCGGCTGACCTGGAACGACGGTAGGCCGGATCTTGCAATGGTTGATCGCTACTACGAGCATTTGGACAAGAAAGGCATCAGGCCAAAGACCCATGCAACGGCTATCCAGATAGGAAAACCTGCCAACATTGTAAAAGCACTGCGCGCGCTCGATTTTACAAATGGCATCGTTGTGCAAGTAAGCGACAAGGAAATGAGCGACGGTATGTCGATAGTCGGGCTCAACGGCTTTGACTGTGAAATGGCGTCTGGAGCTGTGCCAGCCGGCGTGAGAAAGCTACGCAGAGAGGGCTTGATAAAACGCGATGATGTGGTGGTTGGCATACTTACTGGAAGACAGAAGGATCCGGGGCTTGCAGTAGAATATCATACCAATCCAAATAACATGTTTGCAAAGCCGCCAACAAGCCACTAG
- the trpE gene encoding anthranilate synthase component I, protein MVTFGQLAGSSIQIHKLATSENQFELFKKIYSLYDKVFILESLIGPKELAEMSVIGFDPEVTVTCDSKKFTVRDRKGKVVQSSPVTEPLSQLRELMPKVNDERFRYIGGAVGYINYDAIRFWEHLPVKGKKQSNFPLLEFGIYQDGILYNHEENQAYYFFLDKSRLQEVERKMAKVKNKATRFSYSTPRRNMTKQRFIKMVKKAKHYVYEGDVFQVVLAKSMNFTVKGNLIDLYASLREVNPSPYMYLLKISERCIIGSSPEMLIRVTKDYVETFPIAGTRPIVEDEKKNEELRQDLLKDEKEIAEHTMLVDLARNDIGRVCEFGTVRVNELMTVKRFSHVQHIVSHVVGRLQKSYDSYDALKAVFPAGTVSGAPKVRAMEIIDELEPTLRGPYAGALGYFSFNGSCDFAITIRSLFVNGRNGYIESGAGIVMDSDPEREWAETEHKANAMLSALKKASK, encoded by the coding sequence GTGGTTACTTTTGGTCAGCTTGCTGGCAGCTCGATCCAGATACACAAACTAGCTACGTCTGAAAACCAGTTTGAACTTTTCAAAAAGATCTACTCGCTTTACGACAAGGTCTTCATCCTAGAGTCGCTCATAGGACCAAAAGAGCTTGCCGAGATGTCAGTCATCGGCTTTGACCCCGAAGTCACAGTGACCTGCGACTCAAAGAAATTCACAGTCAGAGACAGAAAGGGTAAAGTCGTCCAAAGCTCGCCCGTTACAGAACCACTTTCACAACTGCGGGAATTGATGCCAAAGGTAAACGACGAACGCTTTCGGTACATTGGAGGCGCAGTGGGATACATTAACTACGACGCAATACGCTTCTGGGAACACCTGCCAGTCAAGGGTAAAAAGCAAAGCAACTTTCCTTTGCTAGAATTTGGTATATACCAGGATGGGATACTGTACAACCACGAGGAGAACCAGGCCTACTACTTTTTCCTGGACAAGTCGCGCCTGCAAGAAGTAGAGCGCAAAATGGCGAAAGTCAAGAACAAAGCTACGCGCTTTTCATACTCGACGCCTCGCAGGAACATGACGAAACAACGCTTTATAAAAATGGTGAAAAAAGCCAAGCACTATGTCTATGAAGGCGACGTCTTTCAGGTCGTCCTTGCAAAGAGCATGAACTTCACAGTTAAAGGCAACTTGATTGATCTGTACGCGAGCCTGCGCGAGGTGAATCCCTCGCCGTATATGTACCTCCTGAAAATATCTGAGCGATGCATAATCGGCTCCAGCCCAGAGATGCTTATTCGCGTAACAAAAGACTATGTTGAGACATTTCCAATAGCGGGCACGAGGCCTATAGTGGAAGACGAAAAGAAGAATGAAGAGCTGCGCCAAGACCTGCTCAAGGATGAAAAAGAGATCGCCGAGCATACAATGCTCGTAGATTTGGCTAGAAACGATATTGGCAGGGTGTGCGAGTTTGGAACGGTCAGGGTCAACGAGCTCATGACGGTCAAACGGTTCAGCCACGTGCAGCACATTGTGTCGCATGTTGTAGGCAGACTGCAGAAAAGTTATGACTCGTACGACGCTCTGAAGGCGGTTTTTCCTGCCGGCACCGTGTCCGGAGCCCCGAAGGTTCGTGCTATGGAGATAATAGACGAGCTCGAGCCCACGCTTAGAGGTCCGTATGCAGGCGCCCTTGGTTACTTTTCCTTCAACGGCTCCTGCGACTTTGCGATCACAATAAGATCCCTTTTTGTCAACGGCAGAAATGGCTACATTGAGTCAGGCGCAGGCATCGTCATGGACTCGGACCCAGAGCGAGAATGGGCTGAAACAGAGCACAAGGCAAACGCTATGCTGTCAGCGCTGAAGAAGGCGTCAAAGTAG
- the ilvD gene encoding dihydroxy-acid dehydratase: MELQSRKAIEGPARAPHRAMYKAMGLTNEDLDRPLIGVSSTCNEATPCNIHLGQLAQSAKRGVKDAGCTPREFTAIAVSDGIAMGHEGMKASLVSREIIADSIEVMVRAHQYDGVVGISGCDKSLPGTLMGMGRLNLPAIFVYGGTIMPGVWNGKQVTVQDVYEAVGAYDAGKMTLQELLSLEDVACPAAGSCAGMYTANTMASISEAIGMSLPGSASPPAESERRHEICYNTGKAIMNLLENNIRPRDIMTFEAFENAIMMANAIGGSTNAVLHLLAIAREVGVKLTLSDFERIRKRTPHIADMRPGGMYVMLDLDKVGGVPVILNSLLKKGLLHGDIMTVTGKTMKENLESMTFNYGPDAKVVRHLDNPIKIEGTLKILKGTLAPDGAVVKLAGVQSKRFVGRARVFDAEEKAFDAISKRKIVEGDVVVIRYEGPKGGPGMREMLAVTAALVGQGLGEKVAMVTDGRFSGATRGFMIGHVAPEAMVGGPIALVKEGDEIVIDTSKSRIDLRVSKAELKKRMKKWKPIRPHYKTGALAKYASLVQSASEGAVTLPVKV; this comes from the coding sequence ATGGAGCTTCAGAGCAGAAAGGCGATCGAGGGGCCGGCGAGGGCTCCTCACAGGGCCATGTACAAGGCGATGGGCCTGACAAATGAAGATCTGGACAGGCCGCTCATAGGAGTGTCCTCAACTTGCAACGAGGCAACACCTTGCAATATACATCTAGGTCAGCTGGCGCAGAGCGCAAAGCGCGGGGTAAAGGACGCCGGCTGCACTCCAAGAGAATTTACCGCTATTGCAGTTTCTGATGGCATTGCCATGGGGCACGAGGGAATGAAGGCGTCCCTTGTCAGCAGAGAGATAATAGCCGACTCGATCGAAGTCATGGTCAGGGCCCACCAGTATGATGGTGTGGTGGGGATATCTGGCTGCGACAAGAGCCTGCCAGGCACATTGATGGGGATGGGCCGGCTCAACCTGCCGGCGATATTTGTCTACGGTGGGACAATCATGCCGGGAGTATGGAATGGCAAGCAGGTGACGGTGCAGGATGTCTATGAAGCTGTGGGCGCCTATGATGCAGGCAAGATGACGCTGCAAGAGCTGCTGAGCCTTGAAGACGTGGCCTGCCCAGCTGCCGGATCATGCGCAGGAATGTACACAGCAAACACAATGGCTTCAATCAGCGAGGCAATAGGTATGTCGCTGCCGGGAAGTGCCTCTCCTCCTGCGGAAAGCGAAAGGAGACATGAAATCTGCTACAATACTGGCAAGGCCATAATGAACCTGCTTGAAAATAACATCCGCCCACGCGACATCATGACCTTTGAAGCGTTTGAAAACGCGATCATGATGGCAAATGCCATTGGAGGATCCACAAATGCAGTGCTCCACCTCCTTGCGATAGCAAGGGAAGTTGGCGTCAAGCTAACGCTGTCTGATTTTGAAAGGATCCGCAAGCGTACGCCCCATATCGCAGACATGAGGCCTGGTGGCATGTATGTCATGCTCGACCTCGACAAGGTTGGCGGGGTGCCGGTGATACTGAACAGCCTGCTCAAGAAGGGGCTCCTGCATGGCGACATCATGACGGTTACAGGCAAGACAATGAAGGAGAACCTCGAATCCATGACGTTCAACTATGGTCCTGACGCCAAGGTGGTCAGGCACCTTGACAACCCGATCAAGATTGAAGGGACGCTCAAGATATTGAAGGGCACGCTTGCGCCAGACGGTGCCGTAGTGAAACTTGCAGGTGTTCAAAGCAAGAGATTCGTCGGCAGGGCGCGCGTCTTTGATGCAGAAGAAAAGGCGTTTGACGCTATATCAAAGCGCAAGATAGTGGAAGGAGACGTAGTCGTCATCAGGTACGAAGGCCCAAAGGGTGGGCCAGGCATGCGCGAAATGCTGGCAGTGACTGCTGCGCTCGTAGGGCAGGGACTTGGCGAAAAGGTGGCAATGGTCACCGATGGCAGGTTTTCGGGCGCGACAAGGGGCTTTATGATCGGACACGTCGCGCCAGAAGCGATGGTGGGCGGCCCGATAGCACTCGTAAAGGAGGGCGACGAAATAGTGATAGACACATCAAAGAGCAGAATCGACCTGAGGGTATCAAAGGCAGAGCTAAAAAAGAGGATGAAAAAGTGGAAGCCCATCAGGCCTCACTACAAGACGGGCGCTCTTGCGAAATATGCATCACTGGTCCAGTCTGCATCCGAGGGTGCAGTAACACTGCCAGTAAAGGTTTAA
- a CDS encoding HIT family protein — MSKSCIFCAIIAGQEPGALVYRDSNFVVIMDKYPINPGHTLVMPVKHYEDLLHMPPAEVGKLHALVPTIAKAVVSAVKADGFNVGQNNGIAANQIVPHVHVHIVPRFNDDSPDGKWPARRVAPQEELAKIAHKIKQEITLIPSR; from the coding sequence ATGTCCAAATCCTGCATATTCTGCGCCATAATAGCAGGCCAAGAGCCGGGAGCTCTGGTCTACCGTGACTCTAACTTTGTTGTAATCATGGACAAGTACCCGATCAACCCGGGGCATACACTCGTAATGCCGGTGAAACACTACGAGGACCTGCTGCACATGCCTCCTGCCGAGGTAGGCAAGCTTCACGCACTGGTGCCTACAATTGCCAAAGCAGTAGTTTCGGCAGTCAAGGCCGACGGCTTTAACGTCGGCCAGAACAATGGGATAGCGGCAAACCAGATCGTGCCCCATGTCCATGTCCATATTGTGCCGCGCTTTAATGATGATAGCCCAGACGGCAAGTGGCCCGCACGCAGGGTCGCGCCGCAGGAAGAGCTTGCCAAGATAGCGCACAAGATCAAACAGGAAATCACTTTGATCCCTTCAAGATAA
- a CDS encoding DUF6438 domain-containing protein, with the protein MTNPKKTAIPKDLVIELHRIMCPGACPDYSVFVYGDGRIVYEGRRYVAVKGRREGRILGTRVKQLLDQFYKANYFSLKDRYDAIATDGAITKTSIFADGKTKEVVNCYPSQAPEELYQLEKMIDEISQSGRWVRDQAGQPVLRA; encoded by the coding sequence ATGACAAACCCAAAGAAGACTGCGATACCGAAGGACTTGGTGATAGAGCTCCACCGCATAATGTGTCCCGGCGCATGCCCAGATTATTCAGTTTTTGTCTATGGCGACGGAAGAATCGTATATGAAGGAAGGCGTTATGTGGCCGTAAAAGGAAGACGTGAGGGACGAATTTTGGGAACTCGGGTGAAACAGCTCCTAGACCAATTTTACAAAGCAAATTATTTTTCGCTTAAAGACAGGTATGATGCAATAGCCACTGACGGCGCCATCACAAAAACGTCAATTTTTGCAGATGGCAAGACCAAGGAGGTTGTCAACTGTTATCCATCGCAAGCACCTGAAGAACTCTATCAGCTGGAGAAAATGATAGACGAAATTTCACAATCAGGACGCTGGGTAAGAGACCAAGCTGGTCAGCCGGTATTAAGAGCCTGA